In the Arachis stenosperma cultivar V10309 chromosome 8, arast.V10309.gnm1.PFL2, whole genome shotgun sequence genome, AAATAAACAACATACCACATCTCGAGTACTGTGAGCCTAACGTAAATATGGACATATCTCAGGTACTAAGATCCCGAACTATGATGCGTGGAGAATCTGACGTATCTAAGAAGGTGTATTTGGGATACGTTATAGTCTGAGATATGGGTACTGAGCACCCGAGATACAGTCAGTATAGGAATTAGAGTCGCAACACCCGAGATACATGCGGATACAATTTTaggtaaattttaaattagaccaaattcaaaaataattttaaattgatatttttgaataaaaattaattaaattaataaataaaaattaaataaatattatttaaataataataaattatactaattttaaaaatattaaaattagtaaataattaaaatttgaatcatTGAACTAATTTAACTTTTAACTGcctactaattttaatattttaaaattagtataatttttgttactatttaaataatatttatttaatttttaatcaatttaattaatttttatttaaaaatattaatttaaaattatttttaaatttaatctaatttaaaatttatctgtaattatatttgtatatatcTTGAATGCTGTGATccaatttttatgtttaattgtacctcagatattgagattttaattaatttttaaaagcatcTCAAATATTCATTATTTTGATTAGATTTTTGTTGCGTTATAACGTGGAATTTTAATATCCGAGATACCGCTATAATTTAGTTATCCTTATAATATCCGAGATAACGTTATGTATTTAACTAAATAttctatattttatatatttttgtaaattttatatttatttaatttaaataaaaaaatcctatAGCTAACTCGGCATACGAGaattaaacattttaaaaaggaaataaaactATACAAGTGAAAGAAAGCGTATCCATAGTTTTTCTTTTCCGGTCAGAGAGAGCGTATTCATAATTCAATCATCAATGTACGTGTTAAATTACGAAAAgtaattgaaaacaaaaaattttagcCGAAAAatgtcaaaatttattattttatttaatatatcatataataaataaatattaaataaaataaattaatttttaattttttttaatattactgTAAACCTAATATATAAGCCATATATAATTGCTTTGAGGTTGGAACAAAGGCTGAGTATGagtaaatttttatagtacttcttaaaatttattaaattatttaatttggtctttgagcttttaattttattataatgatAAATGTTCCTCCACTTGTATACTTGAAGTATCAGGTTGGATTGTTGCTGGAGTAAAGACGTAAAGGGGTCATAACCTGAGTGTGAGTTGGGACGATGGAGTCAAGTTGTGACGTTAACTAGATGGCAGGTGGGGCCACCTGttagactccgatgcttaagttaggaTCTGTACAAAAAAGTGGCTAATTAGGGTTAGAAAGGGTGACATACCTCTAGGGAGGGGTAGGTCCCTCCTCCTTTATATTTCGTACCCGTGTGGGCCGTTTATGATCAGACCCATCGTTTTGGAAGCTTCCGTTAGCTATCCAGGTTCCTGGGAGAATGGGAGGTGTTATGCGGGTCGCCCCGAATGTTGAGCGGGCCAAGTCGGCGGGTCGGTGATCTGTGGCTGGACCCGGATTCTTAATGGGTTGGGCCGGAACAATTCCCCCAACACGTCGACCGTGAGACCAAAACCTCATAGTTGGCGCGTTCGAGCTACTCGCGCTCACCTTGGTCGAATCTTTTACAGATCGGGAGCCCACTGGTTGGGTCCGCGTCTTCTATGCGCATGAGTTGCTCCTCTCGTGGCTTGGGATATCGCTTGGGTTTCTGTACTGAGAGCATTTAATGCTCTTTATGACAGATTTGAAAACCAGGGGAAAAGGCCATTGTGCCCCTGCCTTTTCGTGCGCTCCTTTTGACAGTTATCATTATGTATCCCTTTGCTTTTATCTCCTACATTCCTCCCTTGCTAATTTCTTTTTGCCACTCTGCACCCTTTCCTTATCTACGTCTCTGTTTGCGATTTGGTGCAAGATTTGCTTCACTCCTCCCATTTGCACCTTCCATTTGCTTCTCTTTTACCAATTCTGCTGCATTTCTCTTCGTAAGCATTTATCCTTTTTCTTTATGTCTATcgtttttgcttttttattgGTCAATGCGTGAAGTTCCTTGTTTTGATTTACACTAGATAGATTGACATAACATCAGATTAGATAGTTCGTAGGGAGGTACCATTAGAAGTTTGCTTTTTGGAGTAGTCTTCAGATTAGTGCAAATGACGTAGAATAGTTGGAGCAGTAGGATGCAGTTTCGTTTTTTCATCTTCCTCCGTGTTTCCGATCTCTCGAGTTAAATTTAAGTGGTGCATCCACTGTAGGTATGGCTCAGCCACCGCCGACACCAAACGTTATTGATCGCTACATCTAGGTCACCTTGGATGTCAAGGACACGGCTTCCCGGGTAACCCGAGAAGAGTTACAGGCGCTTCGTGACTTCGGGTCCTTCTGTGGAGGGGGGCCAGAAGAAGCGAATTATCAAGTTTTTACCCCAGACGAACGAGAGCGTGTCTATCATAAGAACATGGCGACCCCCCGAGTGACCGACTGGCTGCGGGTGTACAAGCTTACGTTCACCTCGTTAGGCGTTCGACTTTCCTTTTCTCCTTTCGTCATGTCTTTATTAAACCACTATGACGTTGCTCCGTCTCAACGTCACTCGAACAGCTGGGCCGCCATCCACTGTTTTGAGATGTTGTACGAGTACTTGGAGCTTCCGGCCTCCATCAACGTGTTCCTCTATCTCTTCTTGCTAATGAACCCCTCTCAGGAGGGTAAGACGAATAAGGGATATATTTCTTTTCTAGCCGTTTAGGGCCGCAAGATCTTCGAACTTTTTGAGGACTCTTTTCACAGCTTTAAAAGCACTTTCTTTAAAGTTAGGCACTTAGGCCGGTTCAGAGCCATCATCCCTTTTGGCTGACCCTGGAAGGGGAAAGACGAATCCCGACCTATTGGAGTTTTGGGGCTGATTTTGATTATATGATAAAGGTGGCTTATGAGGGGTTGAGTGAAAAGGACCGCCGAATAGCCGACATTTTGTTGCCGATCTTTGGCACTAGAAATTTTAACCCTCATATGGTGATGGGGGATCGGGATATTGGTCAGGCCCACGTTGATAAGCTATCTTTCTTCCACTTTCTTGGTTAATTTTGCCGTCATTTTGAATTCCTGGTTTCCTGACTTCTTTACTTGTGTGTTATCCCCTGCAATTTCCATGGCTGATGAAAAGACTACCATGATGGAGTTGATGTCCCACTTCCTTTCTGCTGATGATAGTGAAGACGACTCCTCGGCGACCCACTCGGGGGGTCCTACTGCTGTCGTCGAAGAGGGAAGTGACCAGGCCGTTGTCAGTGAGCAGGGGGAGTCACAGCCCTCCACCGATGCCCCACCCAAGAACCCTCCGGTGGACCATGCCACCGATGAGGCGATTCATGAAGAGGAAGGAGGGCCCGAGGACGATCGTGACCTGATCATTGTGACCAACCCCAAAAAGCGAAAGGGACTTGCTGGACACTTCATCGACTCCCAGCTTCTTCTGGGTATAGAGGAATTCTTTCGGGAGGAGGATCTTGCCCCCCAGGTGAGGTAGACATACCGCAGTCTCCTCCGAACTGCAGCTATCGCTAGGAAAGTGGAGCCCGTCCTAGCCCAATGTCAAGTTTTGAAGGGAAAACTTCAGGCTTCTCAGAAGGATATTACCAACTTGAAGGCCCAGGAAGAGTCCCTAAAAACCTAGCTTTAcgagaaagagaagaaggcgTAGGAAGATGCTACGGAGATTGACAAGTTGGTGGAACgcaatctctctctctctaaggACTTGAACACTATGCAAGGTTGCTGAGGCTAAGGCTAAAGAACTGGATGGGAAGCTTGCCGAGGCCGCGAAGTCGGCCGAGGTTGCCCGGCAAGAGGCCGCCTCtctaaagaagaagaacaaagaccTTGTGAGGATGCCCGGAAGGTCGTCAAAGTCACCCGGAATGGCATCAAGACCCAAATTGCTATCCTCGCTCCCGATCTTGATACTTCATAGGTTGGGCCTTCAGGATGGTCCATGATGAAAAGATATTATAGTTCTAGATATTATagtagtttaaattttttttttttttggtgttgACTCAAGTTTTTGTAATCTAaacattataatattaaaaaatttcaagtgTACTGGAAACACTAgtattctaattattttaaccgttgatctgaattataaaaatatatataatatacattaattaaaatcaacggttaaaacaactggaaTACTAATATTTTCGATACATTTAAAACTCTTTCTATAATATTATTACATCAATTAGTCATTAAAATActctaatataataaaataataaataatagtcacatcaaataataatcacatcaacagtaaaaaaaaatttcaaaatctattaTAGTGTTGGAAATTAGATATAAGagattattataataaaattaaaattttaaaaaccaaattaaaaaataagtaaatctCAATGATCTCTATAAAATTTTACTTATTAAATACAGAATATAAGTGAACAAAAtgcattatatatatacaaatattttactacaataattttaatatcaaaaatattatttatatacaaaattaattactaaatttagttatttaatatttatatataaatatatattatttaatttatttttaatgtatattttatattaatagttaattCATAATACGCTTGACTATTAACACATTTGTTAGTCTGTTACTCATGATTGGAGAAAAGAAGCAGCTGTACGATATTTATATTTGCAACGACCAACGCTATATAGCTTGTAAATTGTAATAACTCTGTAATCAATTAATAGTTTAATACACCGTACTGTACCCCCAGTTGTTGAAGATGCCAGCCACCGGTGCCCCGCCCCAACTTGACTACTTCACGTCTTCACCCGCTAGTTGCCCCTTCATTATCCACCGTCCACCCTTATTTCAACATCATCATTAATGCTCATGttcatttatattttaagtgCATATTTTTAACGTATCTAAAGTTCTAAACATATTTGACTAAAAttgaaaaactattttttatatattttaatatattaaaattttaattattatacacTTATTAACATTAATGTTTAAGATATATTTAGCTAaatctttaattaattaagtataCTCAATAAATTTAAAGGCATATATTACggttattaataaaaaaattattaaaaaaatacaaaaattaaagtttcaatatatttaaaaaaataaaaatgtaagaaattttcacaaaaataatcatAATATACATCCTTTTAACATACATGATAACTAACTCATAAAATGAatagagagaaaaagaagaaattatATATTCTAAACTGCGAGCCacgtgaaaattcaaaaatatgtcCATTGgttaaaattatagaaaataatcaaCAGCCTaaactaaagaaaaaataagGTCACAATTAGTGTGTGTTCCCTTTTGAAAAAGTGTAggtagataataaaaatattaaataatgtaaaCAATAATTTAggtaaataatttaaaagtgtaatatatttttattttattagtagTTATTTATGTTGTTCAAAAAAATCATTAGTTATCTAgcataatcttttttttttatctgagttgatagttaaaaattattagatataaatttaattcaaaatattaaattatgtaaccatttttaactattaattaaaaaaaacataaaagtaCAGTTGTAATTTCTAGGTGCTGGTGTTATTACAATCTCTTGaagaaaatataagaacaaGCTAAGAATGCTAAGCATGAAAAGCATAGGCAAATACACTTCAAGATCAGAAATCAGAAATTAAACTAGCTAGGTATAAAAGTGTATGTATacatgtatgtatgtatgtatgtgttTGTAGTTTTGATGAGAAAGATGGTCATCAGTGATGATAAGAACGAAGAACAGCACCGCAGAAAGTGCAGACAATGGCCCTCCAAGATTTGCAGTAGAAGGGAACAAAGCAGAACCTGGTGGCCGTCTTCATGTCAGCCACGCTGGCTCCTCCACCGCACCGCGAGCACGTCCCCGCTGCTGGCTTGCTCCGCCGCACCTCCTTCCTCTGGTCCACCAGAAAACAGAAACACACCATCCTCGCAGATAGAAAGGCTTGATTGGTTcaaagtatataaataataacgTGTTCGTATCAGTTTGTAGCAACTAGGAAACTGCGTGCGTCGCTGTTTTTATTCACAAATTGCTCACAAGTGCCTCTGCTTCAACTTTAATTTTGTACAATCCCCTTTTATATGCATGCATTctacaagaaaaataataaataaaataaagagaaagtCTAGAGCAAacacttttttcttttaatttggtCAACACTTaattatcaaaagaaaaatgagtgatcttatattattaaatgtaatCTTACACTATTAATAATACTATTGATGGCCAATTAATAgttacaaaatacaaaatttacTGTTCTCTAACACTCTTCATAAATAAATACTATTTATAggcaaaaattattttttaggatGGTGAAAATTTAggtataattaattttaaatggAATTGATAGTTGAGAGTAGTTAGATAATTTTACAGATTTAATTAAATTGTCATCTAATAACTATCATCTATTAATTTTACCGTAAAATTAattgtatttgaatttttatttatatttatatataaatacatatataatttgaTCATTAATTTTAATGACTGATTTTATTGTACATTTAATACAGTTGAATGTATACACTAAAATCAACTTCTAAAATTAAtctttaatataaaatatatattaaaatataaatatatattataaataaattaaattacatatatatttatatataaatattttaataattaattttaataattgacTTTGATATACAAATAACATTGTTATTGAAATAAATATGCAAATTGTAATGGTTTGATCGGTTTTTGTGGGTAGAATGGGGAATAGCATAAGGACGCGTGGAGGTGATGCAATAAATACTGAGGAGTGCTAGCGGTTAataattttggtgttttgtaACTATCGTGTTTTGTAATcattaatagtatttttaatgatGTGAAATTACATTCaatgataaaaaattactaacttttcttttgataattaaatactgactacaaaatataaaattgttGAATCCTAGACtttttcataaataattaaatagggCCATGCTTTGCCCGTTAAGATATGTCAATGATTCATGTATGTGGTTCAACCATGTAGGTGGTAGTTAGCAGCTccatctttatttattttatttatttatttatttttatttttaaatttcccCAACTTGCCAATGTGCATGTCAGCGTTCAGTTCGATGTCTCTCTAGCAAGCAATAATTTAAAAGTACTATATGAAAATAACCTtatgaaaaattttatgaagGAGTATTACTGTTTTTATTTTGATGTGGGGGTGTCATTTTGTTGGCTTGGCAATTCATTTCCATTTTCCAATATTGAATATTTTGATAGCTATGCGTATGCCGGAACTAACCACCCATATTTGTTCTCAAAGATTTAAGTAATAAGTGGAGTGATTATTTGAATGAATACCATCTATCATATTATTGTGTCTTAATTTTGTTGGCTCTACATCAAAAAATATGAACTTTTTTTATGCGATCGGTAGgaacaaaaattatattttaagcAGTTGAAACACATACATGTCGTTTTCATCATATTTCAGACATAATATTTGGTTGCAATTTACATCACAAAAAATAGAGTAACTGTGCGATAGATTTATAAgtcttctaaaaaaaatattcaagtTATTGAGAAAATTTTGTAATGAATTTATAGATTTTTTAGGGgaaaaaattcaaataactCCCTTAAAAAATGAAATATCGGACTTATTACTCCTAAAAATTGCAATATTGAGCGCTTATTCTTCTACCAGAGAcctataagtttggtgttgcaaaCTTGTAATTTGTAAGAAATGTACTAAGATAAAgtataagaaattaatttttaattagtaaatattatctaacattttttaaaatttataatttagaatcTAGAATGAatagtttataatttaaaataaacaaaataacttttaaaaagttAGTCGATGTtgactaaaaaattatttacttcttAACATTACTGATTTCACTAGATATTTTGTCCTGAGTGACCTATAAGTATATCACATTACTTAatactttattttctttaaaaaccTATAAATTCATTGCAAAAAAATTCAAGAACTTTCGTGTATTATTATGATGACGAAGAATCCTATTTGTTAATAGCAGCTATAAAATATATTGCAATTAAGAAACAAGTCGTATATTATAAGGGCAGCATCTCAAACATACAATTCTATGTATACACAACTAATTTCTAACTTAATGATACACTACTTTGGCCATAACCTAGTTTTTTTAGTCTTAACTTAGTCGCCACAAAAGAATACGGTATTTACGAATTTTGATTAGGGAAGAAAATGACAAGAAAGACAAATGTTCGAAGTGTAAAATGAAATTCACTTTATCCTTCgaaatcttttctttctttttctttttctttttccctcttTTAAAAACACAATAAATATTGCATATGTACTAAAGGAATAACATTTTTGTGTATGTTTGCAAAGTGACATTTCTTGATGTTTGCAAGTGTTATAGAGCTGCCATCATGGTCTCTCTGGCAGCGGCTTTTCTTAACTCCGTGGCCTTCCCAGTCCCCCGGAAATAATGGTATACTTGCTGCAAATTACATAACATCAAtataatttagaaaaagaaaaatacgaTAAAAGTAACAAAATATGAGAAATTAGTTTTATGTTTTTCTAAAACTCATTTAATACGTGTTCTAGAAATACTTATAACCATTTTTTTATGTGCAACTTCTTAATTTTATACATTCAAATGATCGGTCATAAATATTTCTAAAACATATATTAAATATGTTTTAAGAATATATTTTCTcaataaattgaaaatattaTCATCCTGGGGAGAATTAAACCTGAATAACCCATAAGCTTAGCATTGTTTCAATGGCGAAACATGCAAAACCAGCAAAGTAGAATCCCTGCAAACACAAATTAGTACATCATTTATGCACTTGATTATGACATAATATGATTATATGACGACAAAAATAAACATGTTACTATTAGAGTATATATAATATTGTGACGATTTACAgaataaatgataaataaatttttaacctTTTATCATCGATAAATAAATTcttgattaattaaaaatacaaaaacgtCCATTACTTTTTAAAATGCAAGACATCTGAATCTTTTGAGGCAACTAATTTGTCCTTATATATTTTAGACAGAAAGACTTAAATATCTAGTATTTTAAAAGGTGAGCgatgttttttatatttttaattaatctgAAACTCATGTGTCTTTGGAACATTACCGCAACAAGTGAATTAGAGGTTAACTCCTCAAGCGCAGGTAGTATACCCCTGTCACCAACATGAAATCATATAACATAACCATTAGATATAAGAGAAGAGGTcacaaaaattttaagaaaataattaataaattaacttttttatagttaagagaatttcgaaaatcattTTCTGATGAAACTTCTAAATATTTGTTAAAGGTGAACTGACGTTAGGGATTCTCCATTGAAGAAAAACGGAGGCGCAATTGCAGCATAAGCGCAAAAGAAACAGTGCACCTgctttgaagaaaaaaatatatatgaagagttaattaattaattaattaattaattaacaaaattaactcataaaatgaatgaaattaaaataaaattttatatataagaCTTGCCGAGTAACACAGGAAAAACCAACCAAACTTGAGAGCACTGTCCGTCCTGTAACAGAATACAGTACAAGAATTATAAAAACAGAAACATATATTATATGTAGTAATATGGAATCTGATCAGGTAATTAATAAGGGACAAATAAATGAGATTGAAAAGTACCTGCTAGCACGATAAAGAGGGCGATACCACAATGTAAATGATCCTGGAACTCCCGAAATAAGGTATATGACAGCAAGAAACCAGTTTGACATAGCTACAACAATGTGTAAAACATGGTCCTCTaattaattaaacaaatcaTTGGCTACTAAGTATATGATTAACATGTCACAGtacctattattattattatattattattattacaaaaatacaaaCCTCCTCCATACGCCCAAGCCACACTAACTGCTACCAAATTCCATGTAAGACACGTTATCACTCCTGCATATTATTGATTGTTAATTACCAATACCATCAAAACTAATTAAAGACATGCAGATACAGTCATTAAAGTTAATACATAAATGTTGAAATACAAATACCTACCCAACCATGTTGTGAATGCAACATACTGGATCCTTTGAAGATGTATTGGTATTTCGGCTGCAATGTCATGATGAATGATAGGGAATAATGGTGGCCAATTCTTTTCCTCTATCACTATTCCAGCTGCAAACCACAAaacaaaaatgagaaaaaaaattgcaataTAAAGTCAAATTATATATACCACCCTAATAAAATAATTCATATTCACGAAATCGCTTTTCTTACAAATTTAAACGAACAGAAAAAGACACGTAAATAATTATACCTCGTGCTATAGCATCTTCCTTTCGTTTCAGTTCCTgcaaaacaatatatataagatCATGGACTATTAAATCACAAATGTTGAATCTCATAAACTAAGAGATAGATGATGATTTACCTGTTCCCTTTTTTTCAATTCAGCCTCTCTAGCTTCAAGTTCCTTCTCCCTTGCTTTGAGGTCCTAAATTAATCGGTAAAAAAGAGGAGGgaataataatgaaatattatATGTCAAGAATAACACCAATATGGAACATATATATAgattagagtttaattttgagaTTCTTAATATAATCCAATCTACGTACTCTACCTTAGTTGAGTCAAGAGGAATGTCAACCGTTGCACTACGATCATAAGGCTCATGAGGAAGGGGCGATAACTTTGATGATGAACTCTGATATTATTTAAGGGAAGAAAAACCACATTATTCAATCTTGAAATGTCTTGTTCATTATATAATGATGatgttaataataattaagataAACGAATAAGAGTGCTTACAGTGGAAAAGAATGAGCCTGCCCCAAATTGTGATCGTCCACCAGAAGCTTTTCCTTTAGCTCCATCCTAACATCATCAATGCAAACGTTTCAGATCTTCTTCCATATTTTGTAGAAACAAAATTTAATGCATTCATAATCAAACTTAAGCTACGTACAaagagattttattttattttttaaaataagattcAGGGTTTTAAATTGAGCTCATAATcacaactcttttttttttctcaatgcagTTTCCACGTTGTGATGCAACAATAATTAATGGCTTACGGCGAAGGGGTTAACATCATCGTCCGCAAAGGGATTGTTGTCGTAGGAACCCATGGGAGGaatataataatcaaattaaactaatgaaaacataaACGGAGATCTAGATCAATACAAGGAAAAGAGAGCAAAA is a window encoding:
- the LOC130946659 gene encoding uncharacterized protein LOC130946659; the protein is MVCFCFLVDQRKEVRRSKPAAGTCSRCGGGASVADMKTATRFCFVPFYCKSWRAIVCTFCGAVLRSYHH
- the LOC130944924 gene encoding secretory carrier-associated membrane protein 1-like isoform X1 — protein: MGSYDNNPFADDDVNPFADGAKGKASGGRSQFGAGSFFSTSSSSKLSPLPHEPYDRSATVDIPLDSTKDLKAREKELEAREAELKKREQELKRKEDAIARAGIVIEEKNWPPLFPIIHHDIAAEIPIHLQRIQYVAFTTWLGVITCLTWNLVAVSVAWAYGGAMSNWFLAVIYLISGVPGSFTLWYRPLYRASRTDSALKFGWFFLCYSVHCFFCAYAAIAPPFFFNGESLTGILPALEELTSNSLVAGFYFAGFACFAIETMLSLWVIQQVYHYFRGTGKATELRKAAARETMMAAL
- the LOC130944924 gene encoding secretory carrier-associated membrane protein 1-like isoform X2, which encodes MGSYDNNPFADDDVNPFASSSSKLSPLPHEPYDRSATVDIPLDSTKDLKAREKELEAREAELKKREQELKRKEDAIARAGIVIEEKNWPPLFPIIHHDIAAEIPIHLQRIQYVAFTTWLGVITCLTWNLVAVSVAWAYGGAMSNWFLAVIYLISGVPGSFTLWYRPLYRASRTDSALKFGWFFLCYSVHCFFCAYAAIAPPFFFNGESLTGILPALEELTSNSLVAGFYFAGFACFAIETMLSLWVIQQVYHYFRGTGKATELRKAAARETMMAAL